Part of the Quercus robur chromosome 5, dhQueRobu3.1, whole genome shotgun sequence genome, ttaaaataaaagtacaacACATTTTCTTACACTATTAGTAAACctcatatttgatatttcagtTTATTATACAAATGAAATCTCTGGTGGCTGCTAAGAGTCTTGTGATTTAATGATATTATCCAGTTCTCTCCACGAAAAACACGGATTTAATCTCCCTACCCCACAAATTGtcaggggaaaaagaaaaaaaagaaattcctgATTACTGGTGTTTTAAATGCAATCCTAAACAAGTGTGGTCTTCACTTGAGAAGAGTAAGAAAAAAGGAATATTGTAAAATTGCCTCAATCATGAAATATAGTTGGAATCCTTATTTGTTCTATAGGTCAAGCAATTGGCTAAAGAGAAGTCCAAAgcatatatgttaaaaaaattaattgagtttGGATCCTAAACGGAAGGGATCCAGCTGAAAATGTATACATAAtcaatgtatataaaaaaaaaaaaaaaaaaaaaaaagagtatagaAATCCCACTCAATTGGAGAAATTGGGATCGAAGATAGttcacccccacccccccccccccccaaaaaaaaaggaaaaaagaagaagcaaattattgaaagaaaatatgtaagccaatttcataataattgaGAATTTATTGTTATGAACCGACATGTACAGCCTCTACAGCATCATCTACAATATCATCAGACTCATCAACtatcatctcatttttaaaAAGCAGTTTTAAGTATGGAAGAACCTTTGGAAGTACTGGCAAATCTGCTATATTAACACTCATCATGTCAAACGCAATGCAAGTCTTATGCATGTGTGTCTCATCAAATATCGGAATTTTTGGATATCTCTGGCTGAAGTGGGTAAGGATAATGCGGTACGCCCCAGCAGAGTCCCCAACTTCTATTGCTTCCATTGTTGTGCTATGGTTTCTTGCTATAGCCTCATCCACCATGCCATCCTCAAAAGTAGCCTGCAACATTGACAAGGACAATTAGTCAATTACAGTCGATAACAGTAATTTTACCTTGAACATGCTGATTAATAATTCAACACCTAcaagaaaagtcaaaataagCATGAAAAAGTTCCACATTCATCTGATTTGCCACTGAACAGTGTATAAACAACTTCATCTATAATGGAAGTATAATTATACCATGCTTCAAAATGCACCTTGTCTGGgatttttttaacaagtaaAATGTACCATATATGGGAATTTGATTTAGAATTTATATCTGATGATTGGACTGTGTCTGCTTGGCaacagttttttcttttaattttttagcttaATTGCTTATGTATAGCTTTTTAAAGTCTTACTTCTTCTGGGTACGACTATAACTTACTTTCTGAAAATAAGCAAATAAGCTTTTAGCAAAAAAGTTACATCCAAACGCACTGAAATAACTTAATTTTAATCCTTTTCATCAATACATTGCCACTGAAAATCTTGGAGCAGACCcataaaaaatagtattaaaaaaaaaaaaaaaaaaagggaaaagggagagaaaaggagggggaggggggaagagagagagaaacaaagcaTCTTCTCAGGACCTTTCAAACAATTATAATCTTaaatatcattaaattttattcaatattattcttattttatttttgaagcttcaacatatcttttatttttttataattcgatagttacaacaAGAGGGGCGAGGGGATTTAAACCTTGATTCTCCTAGTAAAGGAGGGTAGGTTATTGCCACTAAGCTACAAGACTACAGgcaaaaagggaagaaaattgGTGTATAACAATCTCAGATTGCATCACGTTATCGAGGGAAGAAAACAATTTCTGTAAACTATAATGATAAACCAGGAAAAAAATCAAGTGATAACTTGCCTCATGTATAAGAACTGTTGCACCATGGGATGCTTCTATCAATTCTGGGCAGGGCCTGGTGTCGCCTGAGTACACAATCTTCCACCCTGGTATCACTTTTCCAACGCTATTGATTCTCTCTGCTGCCTTCAATGCAACACCAAATGCCTGTGGACAGTGCACGACGGGAAAACTAACCAAGGCCTCTAAACCAGCTTCACTTAGCGCTTTCTTCAAGGTCTTTAGGATTGGAAAAGCCATCCTATTATCAACTGGACTACCTGGTCTCTTCCAATAGCTCTGCATTTGGGATCCTCTAGCAAACAGAGTACAATCAATGTTCTGTCCTGTTGGGCCATCTAAAATTTTATTGGTCATATCCTCAACATTAATTGGACTTTCTGGAGAAGAGTGATCTTTATTTGATTCAATGAAACCCTCAAAAGCATCCAATGAAGCCGCTGTAGTGTGCTTACAATCAAGGAACTGCATATCTAAATCTTCAAGTCTTTGGTATGCATCTAAATATCTCTTAAGCTGCCTTGGGCCTACGACAAGTAATGGTTCATGAGGCACTGCCTGTAACAGATCACGCCGCAGAGCAAGTATTCTTGCCAAACCCGTGTGGTGATCAGCGTGAATGTGAGAGATCCAAATACACCTTAGATGTCTCACAGCATCGTCTGCACCCTCTACACCATATCTGTTCTCAAGGTACATTAATCAACATGTTAGACGGGAATTTAAAAGCTCTTTAAGTAATAGAAGATTTGTATAGCATTACCTCCTTTTCAACTGTCCTAGGGTTCCTTCGCCACAATCTAAGAGCAAACTTCCTTTTGCGAAAAGATTAATGAAGATCGAACTAACATTACGGTATTTAGATGGCTGGGATGAACCAGTCCCAAGAAGAACAATCTCTAAGTCAtctcttcttatattctccaaaCAGCCAGGAAGAGAATTCTCATTCAACCATGGCTCTTCAACAAAAACTTTACTATCTTGCAAGGAAGTTGTCTCCTCTGTCTCTCTGGACCCGTGCCAGAACTGACTGACACATTGGGCAGCATCTACAATCTCTGGAATCTCTGTCACTAACTCATCAATGATTTCTGTGGGAGTCGCTGAATTTGGAATACCAGATCTATCCAACCCAAGGTGAGCATAAGGACGCAAAGTGAACTGTTCAacatacagaagaaaaaatgcCATCATTATATGGCGTGTGTCTATACAAGATCAGAAAAATCAAGTCACTCATAAAACTAACCATACTGCAGAACAAGTGAAGCATGGCCTTCGTaggacaacaaaaaaaaaaaaaaaaaaattcaaagagaaGGCATGACATTCTATATCCATGGTGAATATAATGAGTATAGTGTCTACATTTGAGGAAAACTTGGTGTAGATATGCTGGAGCATTTATGTAAATGATCTTCTAAATATCTCGAGTAAATAGCCACTATCTTAACAACTCCCAAAATTCACTCTCTTGACTATCTCAATTCACATTCATTTCAAACCTCAATGAAAGATAACTTACAGAGTAAAGCTTGTGAATAAGATATGGTCTACTTTGTAAAGACGAAAGGTTAAACTACATCATATATGTTCTCCTATAAAAATTAGATGGGGCCAGAAGTTTATTATAGATCTCAATTCAAACCTTGAGGAGATTTTTGGCAGCAATGCTTTCACACAGCTTTGAAACTGGACCCTGATAAGAAGAAACCAAATCAACTGGTCAGTAGGCCCCAAATATGTCCAAGCTTGCCAATGAACTCCTAAcaatcaaatattataataattattgcCTTCCTATTATATTGCAACAAACCTCACTTGAAGCACTGGACTCTGGTGCTGAGTAATTAAGCTGCTGAAGAGACCAAAAACCTGGAGCTGGGAAAAACTGAGGGCACAAGTAATTGAGACGTGCTGCAATTCGTGCACTTGATTTAAGAATTGGAATCTCCACATTCTTCCTGTAAAAGCATGAGACCTGTCAATTGAAGTAGCTAGGCACACACCACAAAGACTTGTAAATAAGAAAAGAGACCCACATTTCATGTCCAGCTAGGATGTGTTGGGCTGAACCAAATCTTTCCATCCATCTCTGATAATTTGAACCACTTATTACAGATGCAGGACTTAAATGAATGATACAAGTAACAGTCTTAGCACTCTCTGGTAGATTGCCCAAGGCATCTACATAGTAACTACTGAGAGATTGTATAGACAACAACTCCTGCAAGTGAGATTCTGTGGGGCAGTCAACAAGGAGTACAATGGGCCCAGGAACAGAAGGACCCATTACATCACTTGGATGAACctaaaaaaaaggcaaataaaTCTATAGATTAAAACCTAGACCACATAACAGACTTCAGAAACAATAAAGCACAGGCAAGAGCCTCATAATATATCTTTAACGCATGCTTCTGGAACCCACCGTGATATTTTGGCGATCTGACTTCACTGAATTTCCGAGTTGCAGCTCACGATACTTTGGGCCAGGTTTAAGACCAAGAGACATAGCTTTGGCTGGGTCAAATTTCCCCTTAATCTCAGGCAATTCACAGACATATATCACAGACATATCACCAGGCTTCATTATAGACCCTGTTTTTCCATTTGGATCCATTCTCTCATCTAGACCCCTTTCTGAAGGATTCTGCATGACAGGTTCTTCATTCAAGTGTGGAGACCTATCCACGCAACTTGGTCGTAGGAGAATGGCTGATATCTTGACAACCTCATCATCAATGAGAACAATGGGTTCTTGAAACTGACTTGAATCAGGCATAGAAGCAGTATCAGAACTTAATATGGGCCCAAAGCTCCGAGT contains:
- the LOC126725409 gene encoding tRNase Z TRZ3, mitochondrial-like — protein: MPLPQVSSLNLNLRLLFPLLSPFKPSSLSYLKPINHSSSLFTVLASSKRHRNIPPPHHLKPNLARRNTSTLSSRDQQKVAPMETTTEPQPSVGFNKRRAEGRDKSDKPHKNLQLKVRKLNPVNTISYVQILGTGMDTQDTSPSVLLFFDKQRFIFNAGEGLQRFCTEHKIKLSKIDHIFLSRVCSETAGGLPGLLLTLAGMGDEGMSVNVWGPSDLKYLVDAMKSFIPNAAMVHTRSFGPILSSDTASMPDSSQFQEPIVLIDDEVVKISAILLRPSCVDRSPHLNEEPVMQNPSERGLDERMDPNGKTGSIMKPGDMSVIYVCELPEIKGKFDPAKAMSLGLKPGPKYRELQLGNSVKSDRQNITVHPSDVMGPSVPGPIVLLVDCPTESHLQELLSIQSLSSYYVDALGNLPESAKTVTCIIHLSPASVISGSNYQRWMERFGSAQHILAGHEMKNVEIPILKSSARIAARLNYLCPQFFPAPGFWSLQQLNYSAPESSASSEGPVSKLCESIAAKNLLKFTLRPYAHLGLDRSGIPNSATPTEIIDELVTEIPEIVDAAQCVSQFWHGSRETEETTSLQDSKVFVEEPWLNENSLPGCLENIRRDDLEIVLLGTGSSQPSKYRNVSSIFINLFAKGSLLLDCGEGTLGQLKRRYGVEGADDAVRHLRCIWISHIHADHHTGLARILALRRDLLQAVPHEPLLVVGPRQLKRYLDAYQRLEDLDMQFLDCKHTTAASLDAFEGFIESNKDHSSPESPINVEDMTNKILDGPTGQNIDCTLFARGSQMQSYWKRPGSPVDNRMAFPILKTLKKALSEAGLEALVSFPVVHCPQAFGVALKAAERINSVGKVIPGWKIVYSGDTRPCPELIEASHGATVLIHEATFEDGMVDEAIARNHSTTMEAIEVGDSAGAYRIILTHFSQRYPKIPIFDETHMHKTCIAFDMMSVNIADLPVLPKVLPYLKLLFKNEMIVDESDDIVDDAVEAVHVGS